A genomic segment from Hypomesus transpacificus isolate Combined female chromosome 13, fHypTra1, whole genome shotgun sequence encodes:
- the LOC124475237 gene encoding disks large homolog 5-like isoform X4, with protein MNGFEHAVFHRKAGNQDGKMIRKVQPPCSTYSVLSTMPSDSESSSSLSSLGTPGQASSPPPASTENRQPSERMETVLFQLRQVTRERDELRKRLALSSPGSTFDDCRPHSKTGHDYERLKLQCMKAMADLQALQNQHSSTLKRCEETVKKADFYHTLHSRLASEQAQVKEELEAARQDNSQLAREHNHLKQGCEELRRLHEEGQREVADMRLLHQQVMRDGASEILNKLYDTAMDKLEGLKRDYEALRKRYNEKTAQHNADLSRLEQAAEEKHLLQKQADALLKQRDAAVHYQQLYSMRRFDGAQLELSKASAQNKELQREMERLQTDATRLKTQQLKAVKDCDKYKEERDSVFNEYRLIMSERDQVIMEVDKLTTGLEVAEAKLKNTSSERRVASEELEALRQELGSALVDRDRAICEKNELLEKYCHEVKDKAEAQKELSQACKDMETVREERDVARKERTEAIIQRDQLLREYYQARQKQDSATVDMERASKEMDMLRKQYEAVSQELKEASQEAEVAKCRRDWAFQERDKIVAERESIRTLCDNLRRERDRAVSDLADALRNLDDTRKQKNESLRELKELKEKMEDQLEREARFRQLMAHNSHDSAIDTDSLEWETEVVEFEKDREDMDLKALGFDVAEGLNDPYLPGDCGIYVSKVDKGSIAEGRLRVNDWLLKINDVDLTNKDRRQVIRAVLIGEGVINMVVRRRKSLGGRLITNVQLNLTGHKDNGIGLESGVFVAGVASGSPAAKDGSLTVGDRVIAINGIALDNKSLTDCEALLRSCRDSLSVSLLKILPQSCSGQSLFENLRDSERNSNCRLHAGELHLRNCRNSKHNSSTQTDIYSPDAGGEGKRGDVLDGASLCQHKPFSSSSLHSRSLSHRGGPQLSPGPLSPSSAHQEFCYRRPEHHRRPLTFSPVASDCLTLHPPQASVALPEKSSGGTWPKVMEGSSLPECTQLSIYKKPKQRKSIFDADTFKRPEAPPKLDFLSLTQLPRHSPQSSRCDTLQAPPTPPARSDLFRFKHRQQNSSASDSTVTPPATPGQVPGSPQEAALEGRGDTGKHAYYMDTPVESMTTSRKSCDEEVSKQRSEVHSRKRYRPKSAPALRRNMTPLHLPIPIQQIQNFSNDEQSPEPVDLVRFSPLRLHRYSMPFVPPSYSSTVAAHPPQRGLAPCPAVTAVMRNPVYTAWSHEINPNTCPPAPSPSCLPAPLPSPQHQCRLSLDLSHKRSGDVMESSQPHPPHSTNSLPSSARLGSSSHLQFRTERIKIPPNRYPRSTASSDRGSLSHSECSSPTPPTSPVTLDAASFASSPSQGSVSTQPRISVSPAPAGDRRKDRPYLEEPRNVTVQKGAEPLGISIVSGANGGVFVSKVTCGSIAHQARLEYGDQLLEFNGINLRNANEQQARLVIGQQCDTITILAQYNPHMFQLGVPSRCSSRMESISSQATPQTTPQATPQASGASTPDNHSTIDSLSEQDEGTMTPPSRQTTPATSPRSSIRLSAGVRRAQEVRLVRLKRAGAELGVQICGGNLYGVYVESLDDDSPAKCPDGLLPGDLILEYNGVNMKNKTAEEAYLEMLKPADTSTFRVQHCLDELTMLKDSPGDGFFMRALYERVSEGEGELSFKKDDILYIEDTLPRGNFGYWMAWQLDESARKLERGQIPSKYMVDQEFYRRHSMPDMKDENNGKSMSAAARRSFFRRKQKHKRSSSKDGKDILTVDAISTDSLPITDDGVSLAYQRVQKVECSSPRPVLVLGPLVEASKDMLVKEARFCRCLPEVMKASQQAIERGVKDCVFIDYKRRSGHFDVTTVASIKEITERDCHCLLDIAPHAIERLHSVHIYPIVIFIRYKNVKQIKEQKDPQFLRDKVTQKHSKEQFEIAQKMEQEFSKFFTGIVQGGSLAYICTQIMTIVDQEQRKVLWIPDGSL; from the exons CACAGCAGCACGCTGAAGAGATGCGAGGAGACCGTGAAGAAAGCCGACTTCTACCA CACCCTCCACAGCCGCCTGGCGAGCGAACAGGCCCaggtgaaggaggagctggaggcggcTCGACAGGACAACAGTCAGCTGGCGAGGGAGCACAACCACCTGAAGCAGGGCTGTGAGGAGCTCCGCAGGCTTCACGAGGAGGGCCAGAGGGAGGTGGCCGACATGAGGCTGCTGCACCAGCAG gtgatGAGGGATGGGGCATCGGAGATCCTCAACAAGCTGTACGACACGGCTATGGACAAGCTGGAGGGCCTGAAGAGGGACTACGAGGCGCTGAGGAAGAGGTACAACGAGAAGACGGCCCAGCACAACGCCGACCTGAGCCGCCTGGAGCAGGCTGCTGAGGAGAAGCACCTGCTGCAGAAGCAGGCAGACGCCCTGCTGAAGCAGAGAGACGCCGCTGTGCACTATCAGCAGCTGTACTCCAtgaggag GTTCGACGGCGCCCAGCTGGAGCTGTCCAAGGCGTCGGCTCAGAACAAGGAGCTGCAGCGGGAGATGGAGCGCCTGCAGACGGACGCCACACGGCTCAAGACCCAGCAGCTGAAGGCGGTTAAGGACTGCGACAAGTACAAGGAGGAGCGGGACTCTGTGTTCAACGAGTACCGGCTCATCATGAGCGAGAGGGACCAGGTGATCATGGAGGTGGACAAGCTGACCACGGGGCTGGAGGTGGCCGAGGCCAAGCTGAAGAACACGTCGTCGGAGAGGCGCGTGGCCAGCGAGGAGCTGGAGGCCCTGCGACAG GAGCTGGGATCGGCGCTTGTCGACAGGGACCGGGCCATCTGTGAGAAGAACGAGCTGCTGGAGAAGTACTGCCACGAGGTGAAGGACAAGGCAGAGGCCCAGAAGGAGCTGAGCCAGGCCTGCAAGGACATGGAGACGGTCCGCGAGGAGAGGGACGTCGCCCGCAAGGAGAGGACCGAAGCCATCatccagagagaccagctgcTCCGAGAGTACTACCAGGCCAGACAG AAACAGGACTCTGCCACCGTGGACATGGAGCGGGCCAGTAAGGAGATGGACATGCTGAGGAAGCAGTACGAGGCCGTCTcccaggagctgaaggaggcctCACAGGAGGCCGAGGTGGCCAAGTGCCGACGGGACTGGGCCTTCCAGGAGAGGGACAAGATCGTggctgagagggagagcatacg gacgcTGTGTGACAACCTGAGACGGGAGAGGGACCGGGCTGTGAGTGATCTGGCAGACGCTCTGAGAAACTTGGATGACACGAGGAAACAGAAGAATGAATCCTTGCGggagctgaaggagctgaa agagaagatggaggacCAGTTGGAGAGGGAAGCTCGGTTTCGTCAGTTGATGGCCCACAATTCACACGACTCGGCCATCGACACGGACTCTCTGGAGTGGGAGACAGAAGTGGTTGAGTTTGAAAAGGACAGG GAGGACATGGATTTAAAGGCCCTGGGGTTTGACGTCGCAGAAGGACTTAATGACCCGTATTTACCTGGAGACTGTGGGATATACGTGAGCAAGGTGGACAAAGGCAGCATCGCTGAAGGAAGATTAAG AGTAAACGATTGGCTGCTGAAGATTAACGACGTGGACCTGACCAATAAGGACAGGAGGCAGGTGATCAGGGCGGTGCTGATTGGAGAGGGGGTGATCAATATGGTGGTCCGCAGGAGGAAGTCACTGGGCGGAAGATTAATCACCAACGTACAGCTGAATCTTACAGGTCACAAAG aCAATGGTATTGGTCTGGAGAGTGGAGTGTTTGTGGCTGGGGTTGCCTCAGGCAGTCCGGCTGCCAAGGATGGTTCCCTCACAGTTGGTGATAGAGTCATTGCT ATAAATGGAATTGCGCTGGATAACAAGTCTCTGACAGACTGTGAAGCCTTGCTGAGGAGCTGCAGGGACTCTCTGAGTGTCTCTCTCCTGAAG ATTCTTCCACAGAGCTGCTCTGGCCAGAGTCTGTTTGAGAACCTGAGGGACTCTGAGAGAAACTCCAACTGCCGGCTCCACGCCGGAGAGCTCCACCTCAGGAACTGCCGAAACTCCAAGCACAACAGCTCCACCCAGACGGACATCTACAGTCCGGacgcaggaggggaggggaagaggggcgACGTGTTAGACGGGGCCTCCCTCTGCCAGCACAAGCccttctccagcagctccctccactctcgctctctgtcccaCCGCGGGGGCCCCCAGCTCAGCCCCGGGCCCCTCAGTCCCTCCAGCGCCCACCAGGAGTTCTGCTACAGGAGACCCGAGCACCACAGACGACCCCTCACCTTCAGCCCTGTCGCCTCTGACtgcctcaccctccaccccccccaggcCAGCGTGGCCCTCCCAGAGAAGTCCAGTGGTGGCACCTGGCCCAAAGTCATGGAGGGCTCCTCCCTGCCCGAATGCACCCAGCTCTCCATCTACAAGAAGCCCAAACAAAGGAAATCCATCTTTGACGCCGACACCTTCAAAAGGCCCGAGGCGCCCCCCAAGCTGGACTTCCTGTCGCTGACCCAGCTGCCCAGACACTCCCCCCAGAGCTCCAGGTGTGACACGCTGCAGGCCCCGCCCACCCCACCAGCCAGGAGCGACTTGTTCCGCTTCAAACACCGTCAGCAGAACAGCTCCGCCTCCGACTCCACCGTCACCCCTCCGGCCACGCCCGGCCAGGTCCCCGGATCCCCGCAGGAGGCCgccctggaggggagaggagatacAGGGAAGCACGCCTACTACATGGACACCCCTGTAGAGAGCATGACCACCTCTAGGAAGTCATGTGACGAGGAAGTGAGCAAGCAGAGGTCGGAGGTGCACAGCAGGAAGAGGTACCGGCCGAAGTCGGCCCCCGCGCTGCGCCGAAACATGACCCCCCTGCacctccccatccccatccaG CAGATCCAGAACTTCTCCAACGACGAGCAGTCACCTGAGCCGGTGGACCTGGTCCGCTTCTCTCCGCTGCGCTTGCACCGCTACAGCATGCCCTTCGTCCCGCCCAGCTACAGCAGCACTGTGGCCGCCC ACCCCCCCCAGCGAGGCCTGGCGCCCTGCCCCGCGGTGACGGCCGTGATGAGGAACCCGGTGTACACCGCCTGGAGCCACGAGATCAACCCCAACacctgcccccccgcccccagccccagctgcctccctgcccccctccccag CCCGCAGCACCAGTGCCGTCTAAGTCTGGACCTCAGTCACAAGCGCTCGGGTGATGTAATGGAGTCGTCtcagccccaccccccacacagcaCCAACTCCCTGCCCTCCAGCGCCCGACTGG GTTCCTCAAGTCATTTACAATTCCGGACAGAGCGCATCAAAATCCCCCCAAACAGATACCCACGCTCCACAGCCAGCTCTGATCGAG gctcCCTGTCCCACTCAGAGTGCAGCAGCCCCACTCCCCCCACGTCGCCCGTCACCCTGGACGCAGCCTCCTTCGCCAGCAGCCCATCGCAGGGCTCTGTCTCCACACAGCCCAGGATATCAGTCAGCCCCGCCCCCGCGGGGGACAGGAGGAAAGACAg GCCCTACCTGGAAGAGCCACGCAACGTGACGGTCCAGAAGGGGGCGGAGCCTCTGGGCATCTCCATCGTGAGTGGGGCGAATGGGGGCGTGTTCGTGTCCAAGGTGACGTGTGGCAGCATCGCACACCAGGCCAGGCTGGAGTACGGAGACCAGCTCCTGGAG TTTAACGGCATCAACCTGCGTAACGCTAACGAGCAGCAGGCGCGCCTGGTCATCGGGCAGCAGTGTGACACCATCACCATCCTGGCGCAGTACAACCCTCACATGTTCCAGCTGGGCGTCCCCTCCCGCTGCAG CTCGCGCATGGAGTCCATCAGCAGCCAGGCCACGCCCCAGACCACGCCCCAGGCCACGCCCCAGGCTAGCGGCGCCTCCACCCCGGACAACCACTCCACCATCGACTCCCTGAGCGAGCAGGACGAGGGCACCATGACCCCGCCCTCCAGACAGACCACCCCCGCCACCAGCCCCCGCAGCTCCATCAG gctGTCTGCTGGTGTGCGGAGGGCCCAGGAGGTGCGGCTGGTGAGGCTGAAGAGGGCCGGGGCGGAGCTGGGAGTCCAGATCTGCGGAGGGAACCTGTACGGAGTGTACGTGGAGAGCCTGGATGACGACAGCCCCGCCAAGTGTCCCGACGGCCTGCTGCCCGGTGATCTGATCCTGGAG TACAACGGTGTCAACATGAAGAACAAGACTGCTGAGGAGGCCTATCTGGAGATGCTGAAACCAGCTGACACCAGCACGTTCAGGGTCCAACACTGCCTGGACGAGCTCACCATGCTGAAAGACTCACCCGGAGATGGGTTCTTCATGAG AGCGCTTTATGAACGTgtgtcagagggagagggggagctgaGCTTCAAGAAGGATGACATCCTGTACATCGAGGACACGTTACCCCGGGGGAACTTTGGCTACTGGATGGCCTGGCAGCTAGACGAGAGCGCACGCAAGCTGGAGCGAGGGCAGATTCCCAGCAAATACAT GGTTGACCAGGAGTTCTACAGGCGGCACAGCATGCCCGACATGAAGGACGAGAACAACGGCAAGAGCATGTCGGCCGCAGCACGACGCTCATTCTTTAGgaggaaacagaaacacaaacgAAGCAGCTCCAAAGATGGGAAGGACATTCTGACTGTGGACGCCATCAGCACTGACTCCCTGCCCATCACGGACG acgGCGTGAGTCTGGCCTACCAGAGGGTGCAGAAGGTGGAGTGTTCCTCCCCCAGGCCTGTGCTGGTTCTGGGGCCGCTGGTGGAGGCCAGCAAGGACATGCTGGTGAAGGAGGCTCGCTTCTGTCGCTGTCTTCCAG AGGTGATGAAGGCATCTCAGCAGGCCATCGAGCGAGGCGTAAAGGACTGCGTGTTCATCGACTATAAACGAAGGAGCGGCCATTTTGACGTGACAACTGTCGCGTCGATTAAGGAGATCACAGAGAGG GACTGTCACTGTTTACTTGACATCGCTCCTCACGCTATCGAACGGCTTCACAGCGTTCATATCTACCCAATCGTCATTTTCATTCGCTACAAAAATGTCAAGCAGATAAA AGAGCAGAAGGATCCGCAATTCTTGCGGGATAAAGTCACACAGAAACATTCCAAGGAGCAGTTTGAGATTGCTCAGAAGATGGAGCAGGAGTTCAGCAAGTTCTTTACAG GTATCGTCCAAGGAGGGAGCTTGGCCTACATTTGCACTCAGATCATGACGATCGTCGATCAGGAACAGAGAAAAGTCCTGTGGATTCCAGACGGAAGTTTGTAG